A window of the Streptomyces luomodiensis genome harbors these coding sequences:
- a CDS encoding cupin domain-containing protein, whose protein sequence is MTDAAKTSAPQTEPAVSVVGPDDGEMIVLGTTRMRVLEDGSHTEHRLAIAESVLAPHTSGPPQHRHAQHDEGFYIVSGTLRFTVGDKDYEATAGTLVMVPPGVPHTFANPTGQPAVFLSTFTPDLYVQYFRDLQNVIADGRPLTPQDNLRVMRRYATEPAGRES, encoded by the coding sequence ATGACCGACGCAGCCAAGACCAGCGCACCGCAGACCGAGCCCGCCGTATCGGTGGTCGGCCCCGACGACGGCGAGATGATCGTCCTGGGCACCACGCGCATGCGCGTCCTCGAAGACGGCAGCCACACCGAGCACCGCCTCGCGATCGCCGAGTCCGTCCTCGCCCCGCACACCTCCGGACCGCCGCAGCACCGCCACGCCCAGCACGACGAGGGCTTCTACATCGTCTCCGGCACGCTCCGGTTCACCGTCGGGGACAAGGACTACGAGGCCACCGCGGGCACGCTCGTGATGGTTCCGCCCGGCGTCCCCCACACCTTCGCCAACCCGACCGGCCAACCCGCCGTCTTCCTGAGCACGTTCACCCCGGACCTGTACGTGCAGTACTTCCGAGACCTCCAGAACGTGATCGCCGACGGCCGGCCGCTGACGCCACAGGACAACCTCCGCGTGATGCGCCGCTACGCGACCGAGCCCGCGGGACGGGAATCGTGA
- a CDS encoding DoxX family protein, producing MNIAYWIVAGLLALFYLYSGAVKAIRDRDRLRPMMAWVDRMPMPAVRALGAVEILGAAGLILPPLTGIAPWLALAAAIGFVLLQIGAVAVHLTGEDRQITLNVGLIAMTALVIWPATTWL from the coding sequence GTGAACATCGCCTATTGGATCGTCGCCGGGCTGCTCGCCCTGTTCTATCTCTATTCGGGCGCGGTGAAAGCGATCCGCGACCGCGACCGACTCCGCCCGATGATGGCCTGGGTCGACCGCATGCCCATGCCCGCCGTCAGGGCGCTGGGGGCGGTCGAGATACTCGGCGCGGCCGGGCTGATCCTGCCGCCGCTGACCGGCATCGCGCCCTGGCTGGCACTGGCCGCGGCCATCGGGTTCGTGCTCCTGCAGATCGGCGCGGTCGCCGTCCACCTGACCGGTGAAGACCGCCAGATCACACTCAACGTCGGGCTCATCGCCATGACGGCTCTGGTCATCTGGCCGGCCACCACCTGGCTGTGA
- a CDS encoding Cmx/CmrA family chloramphenicol efflux MFS transporter, whose protein sequence is MPLAVYVLGLSVFALGTSEFMLSGLLQPVARDMGVSIPTAGLLISAFAIGMVVGAPVLAAATLRLPRRTTLMALLAVFGLGQIAGALAPSYGVLFASRVVSALACAGFWAVGAAVAVSLVPVGARAKAMAVMVGGLSIANIAGVPAGAFLGQHAGWRAAFWAVAGLSALGLVGVAALVPRTEVPTGDDQPRLRAELRIYRDPQVWLALAATALSGGAVFCLFSYLGPLLTDVSGLDEGWVPTVLALFGVGALLGTVIGGRIADAHLFGTMFGGIVASTVVLSALALTAHSPFAAVALALMLGFTAFFTAPALNARMFNLANAAPTLAGATNTSAFNIGNTVGPWLGGLVIDAGWGYPAVAWTGAALAGTGVVATAVAVRVHRATGSSRIIATSADSLEEAAHGSAHHAAHHATHDSARVSR, encoded by the coding sequence ATGCCCCTGGCCGTCTACGTCCTCGGGCTGTCCGTCTTCGCTCTCGGTACCTCCGAGTTCATGCTGTCCGGGCTGCTGCAACCCGTCGCCCGGGACATGGGGGTGTCGATCCCCACGGCCGGGCTGCTGATCTCGGCCTTCGCCATCGGCATGGTGGTCGGGGCGCCGGTGCTGGCGGCGGCCACCTTGCGGCTGCCGAGGCGCACCACGTTGATGGCCCTGCTCGCCGTCTTCGGGCTGGGGCAGATCGCGGGGGCGCTGGCTCCGTCGTACGGGGTGCTGTTCGCCTCCCGGGTGGTGAGCGCGCTCGCGTGCGCCGGGTTCTGGGCCGTCGGCGCCGCGGTGGCCGTATCGCTGGTGCCGGTCGGCGCGCGGGCGAAGGCGATGGCGGTGATGGTGGGCGGCCTGAGCATCGCGAACATCGCCGGGGTGCCGGCCGGGGCGTTCCTCGGGCAGCACGCCGGGTGGCGGGCCGCCTTCTGGGCGGTGGCCGGGCTGTCGGCGCTCGGACTGGTCGGGGTCGCCGCGCTCGTACCGCGTACCGAGGTGCCGACCGGGGACGACCAGCCGCGGCTCCGCGCCGAGCTGCGCATCTACCGCGATCCGCAGGTCTGGCTGGCGCTGGCCGCCACCGCGCTGAGCGGTGGCGCGGTCTTCTGCCTCTTCTCCTACCTCGGACCGCTGCTGACGGATGTGTCGGGACTGGACGAGGGCTGGGTACCGACCGTCCTCGCGCTGTTCGGGGTCGGTGCGCTGCTGGGTACGGTGATCGGCGGACGGATCGCGGACGCGCATCTGTTCGGCACGATGTTCGGCGGCATCGTCGCCTCGACGGTCGTGCTGAGCGCGCTGGCGCTGACCGCGCACAGCCCGTTCGCGGCCGTCGCCCTGGCGCTGATGCTCGGCTTCACCGCCTTCTTCACCGCGCCCGCGCTCAACGCCCGGATGTTCAACCTCGCGAACGCCGCGCCCACGCTCGCGGGTGCGACGAACACCTCCGCCTTCAACATCGGCAACACGGTCGGCCCGTGGCTCGGCGGACTGGTCATCGACGCTGGCTGGGGCTACCCGGCGGTCGCCTGGACGGGCGCGGCGCTCGCCGGTACGGGCGTGGTGGCGACGGCGGTCGCCGTACGGGTGCACCGGGCAACCGGCTCCTCGCGCATCATCGCCACCTCGGCCGACTCGCTGGAGGAGGCTGCGCACGGCTCCGCCCACCACGCCGCCCACCACGCCACCCACGACTCCGCCCGCGTCTCGCGCTGA
- a CDS encoding DUF4031 domain-containing protein has translation MAVLIDPPSWPGHGRMWSHLVSDVSYAELHAFAARIGAPRRGFDRDHYDVPGELYEEAVRAGAEEVGSKELLRRLKAAGLRRPKRAANAD, from the coding sequence ATGGCCGTACTGATCGACCCGCCCTCGTGGCCGGGCCACGGCCGCATGTGGTCCCACCTCGTCAGCGATGTCTCCTACGCCGAACTCCACGCCTTCGCCGCCCGCATCGGCGCCCCGCGCCGGGGTTTCGACCGCGACCACTACGACGTACCGGGCGAGCTGTACGAGGAGGCGGTACGGGCGGGGGCGGAGGAGGTCGGCAGCAAGGAACTCCTCCGCCGTCTGAAGGCCGCGGGCCTCCGCCGCCCCAAGCGCGCCGCGAACGCGGACTGA
- a CDS encoding MurR/RpiR family transcriptional regulator, translating to MSTELKETFKEAFMSPPNPDAPPPAPAALAAKVRTLAPSMTRSMQRVAEAVAGDPAGCAALTVTGLAERTGTSEATVVRTSRLLGYPGYRDLRLALAALAAQQAAGRAPAVTADIAVDDPIADVVTKLAQEEQQCLADTAAGLDTSQVEAAVSALATARRIDVYGVGASSLVGQDLVQKLLRIGLIAHAHADPHLAVTNAVQLHSGDVAIAITHSGRTTDVIEPLRVAFEHGATTVAITGRPDGEVAQYADLVLTTSTARESELRPAAMSSRTSQLLVVDCLFIGVAQRTYEAAAPALSASYEALAHRHDPRPRHR from the coding sequence ATGAGTACCGAACTGAAGGAAACTTTCAAGGAAGCTTTCATGTCACCACCGAACCCCGACGCCCCGCCCCCCGCCCCGGCGGCCCTCGCCGCGAAGGTCCGCACGTTAGCTCCCTCCATGACCCGCTCCATGCAGCGCGTCGCGGAGGCGGTGGCGGGTGATCCGGCCGGATGCGCGGCGCTCACCGTCACCGGGCTCGCCGAGCGGACCGGCACCAGCGAGGCCACCGTCGTCCGCACCTCCCGGCTGCTCGGCTACCCCGGATACCGCGATCTGCGCCTCGCGCTCGCCGCGCTCGCCGCGCAGCAGGCGGCCGGCCGGGCCCCGGCCGTCACGGCGGACATCGCGGTCGACGATCCGATCGCCGACGTGGTCACCAAGCTGGCGCAGGAGGAGCAGCAGTGCCTTGCCGACACCGCCGCCGGTCTGGACACCAGCCAGGTCGAGGCGGCCGTTTCGGCGCTGGCCACGGCCCGCCGGATCGATGTGTACGGGGTGGGGGCGTCCAGTCTCGTCGGACAGGACCTGGTCCAGAAGCTGCTGCGCATCGGGCTGATAGCCCACGCGCACGCCGATCCGCACCTCGCGGTCACCAACGCGGTGCAGCTGCACTCCGGTGACGTCGCCATCGCGATCACCCACTCCGGGCGCACGACGGACGTCATCGAGCCGCTGCGGGTGGCGTTCGAGCACGGGGCGACCACCGTCGCGATCACCGGACGGCCGGACGGCGAGGTCGCGCAGTACGCCGACCTGGTGCTCACCACCTCGACCGCGCGCGAGAGCGAGCTGCGACCGGCGGCCATGTCCAGCCGCACCAGCCAGCTGCTGGTGGTGGACTGCCTGTTCATAGGGGTCGCCCAGCGGACGTACGAAGCGGCGGCGCCCGCCCTCTCCGCGTCGTACGAGGCCCTCGCGCACCGGCACGACCCGCGTCCCCGGCATCGCTGA
- the murQ gene encoding N-acetylmuramic acid 6-phosphate etherase: protein MTSADSAADQDSARLRDQLDTLTTEAFRPELAEIDRLGTLEIARIMNAEDAAVPAAVAGRLPQIAAAIDAIAARMSRGGRLVYTGAGTAGRLGVLDASECPPTFNTRAEQVVGLIAGGPEAVVTSVEGAEDSAELAARDLERLGIGPDDTVIGVSASGRTPYAVGAVEYARRRGALTVGLSCNAGSALAAAADHGIEVVVGPELLTGSTRLKAGTAQKLVLNMISTITMIRLGKTFGNLMVDVRASNDKLRARSRRIVFLATGASDQRIESALAATDGEVKNAILTILGGVDAPTAEKLLGAAGGHLRAALEAATG from the coding sequence ATGACTTCCGCCGACTCCGCAGCCGATCAGGACTCCGCACGGCTCCGCGACCAGCTCGACACCCTGACCACCGAGGCGTTCCGCCCCGAACTCGCCGAGATCGACCGGCTCGGAACCCTTGAGATCGCCCGGATCATGAACGCGGAGGACGCCGCCGTCCCCGCCGCCGTCGCCGGCCGGCTGCCTCAGATCGCCGCCGCCATCGACGCCATCGCCGCGCGGATGTCCCGTGGCGGCCGTCTGGTCTATACGGGCGCGGGCACCGCGGGACGGCTCGGGGTGCTCGACGCGAGTGAATGCCCACCCACCTTCAACACCCGGGCCGAGCAGGTCGTCGGCCTGATCGCGGGCGGCCCGGAGGCCGTGGTGACCTCGGTCGAGGGGGCGGAGGACAGCGCGGAGCTGGCCGCCCGGGACCTCGAACGGCTCGGGATCGGACCCGACGACACGGTGATCGGCGTCTCGGCCTCCGGGCGCACCCCGTACGCCGTGGGCGCGGTCGAGTACGCTCGGCGCCGCGGCGCGCTGACCGTCGGCCTGTCCTGCAACGCCGGCTCGGCGCTCGCCGCCGCGGCCGACCACGGCATCGAGGTCGTGGTGGGACCGGAGCTGCTCACCGGCTCGACCCGGCTGAAGGCGGGCACGGCCCAGAAGCTCGTGCTCAACATGATCTCGACCATCACCATGATCCGGCTGGGCAAGACCTTCGGGAATCTGATGGTCGATGTGCGGGCCTCCAACGACAAGCTGCGCGCCCGCTCGCGGAGGATCGTCTTCCTGGCGACCGGCGCCTCCGACCAGCGGATCGAAAGCGCGCTGGCGGCCACGGACGGCGAGGTGAAGAACGCGATCCTCACCATCCTGGGCGGGGTGGACGCCCCGACCGCGGAGAAGCTGCTCGGCGCGGCAGGCGGCCATCTGCGCGCCGCCCTCGAGGCCGCCACGGGGTGA
- the groL gene encoding chaperonin GroEL (60 kDa chaperone family; promotes refolding of misfolded polypeptides especially under stressful conditions; forms two stacked rings of heptamers to form a barrel-shaped 14mer; ends can be capped by GroES; misfolded proteins enter the barrel where they are refolded when GroES binds), whose product MAKIIAFDEEARRGLERGMNQLADAVKVTLGPKGRNVVLEKKWGAPTITNDGVSIAKEIELEDAYEKIGAELVKEVAKKTDDVAGDGTTTATVLAQALVKEGLRNVAAGANPMALKRGIEKAVEAVSAQLLEQAKDVETKEQIASTASISAADTQIGELIAEAMDKVGKEGVITVEESQTFGLELELTEGMRFDKGYISPYFATDMERMEASLDDPYILIVNSKISSVKDLLPLLEKVMQSGKPLLIIAEDIEGEALATLVVNKIRGTFKSVAVKAPGFGDRRKAMLGDIAILTGGTVISEEVGLKLENAGLDLLGRARKVTVTKDETTIVDGAGDTDQVQGRVNQIRAEIESSDSDYDREKLQERLAKLAGGVAVIKAGAATEVELKERKHRIEDAVRNAKAAVEEGIVAGGGVALLQTVSVFEKLELEGDEATGAQAVRLALEAPLKQIAVNAGLEGGVVVEKVRNLTPGHGLNAASGEYVDLIAEGIIDPAKVTRSALQNAASIAALFLTTEAVIADKPEKAAPAGAPGGMPGGDMDF is encoded by the coding sequence ATGGCCAAGATCATCGCGTTCGACGAGGAGGCACGGCGCGGCCTCGAGCGCGGGATGAACCAGCTCGCCGACGCCGTCAAGGTCACCCTCGGCCCCAAGGGTCGCAACGTCGTCCTCGAGAAGAAGTGGGGCGCCCCCACGATCACCAACGATGGTGTGTCCATCGCCAAGGAGATCGAGCTCGAGGACGCGTACGAGAAGATCGGCGCCGAGCTGGTCAAGGAGGTCGCGAAGAAGACGGACGACGTCGCCGGTGACGGCACGACGACCGCGACCGTCCTCGCCCAGGCGCTGGTCAAGGAGGGCCTGCGCAACGTCGCCGCGGGTGCCAACCCGATGGCGCTCAAGCGCGGTATCGAGAAGGCCGTCGAGGCCGTCTCCGCCCAGCTCCTCGAGCAGGCCAAGGACGTGGAGACCAAGGAGCAGATCGCCTCCACCGCCTCCATCTCCGCCGCCGACACCCAGATCGGTGAGCTCATCGCCGAGGCGATGGACAAGGTCGGCAAGGAAGGCGTCATCACCGTCGAGGAGTCGCAGACCTTCGGGCTCGAGCTCGAGCTCACCGAGGGCATGCGCTTCGACAAGGGCTACATCTCCCCGTACTTCGCGACGGACATGGAGCGTATGGAGGCGTCGCTCGACGACCCGTACATCCTGATCGTCAACTCCAAGATCAGCAGCGTGAAGGACCTCCTCCCGCTGCTCGAGAAGGTCATGCAGTCGGGCAAGCCGCTGCTGATCATCGCGGAGGACATCGAGGGCGAGGCCCTGGCGACCCTGGTCGTCAACAAGATCCGTGGCACCTTCAAGTCCGTCGCCGTCAAGGCCCCGGGCTTCGGTGACCGCCGGAAGGCCATGCTCGGCGACATCGCCATCCTCACCGGTGGCACCGTCATCTCCGAGGAGGTCGGCCTCAAGCTGGAGAACGCCGGGCTGGACCTGCTCGGCCGCGCCCGCAAGGTCACCGTCACCAAGGACGAGACCACCATCGTGGACGGCGCCGGCGACACCGACCAGGTGCAGGGCCGCGTCAACCAGATCCGCGCCGAGATCGAGTCCTCGGACTCGGACTACGACCGCGAGAAGCTCCAGGAGCGCCTGGCGAAGCTGGCCGGCGGCGTGGCCGTCATCAAGGCCGGTGCCGCCACCGAGGTCGAGCTCAAGGAGCGCAAGCACCGCATCGAGGACGCGGTGCGCAACGCCAAGGCCGCCGTCGAGGAGGGCATCGTCGCCGGTGGTGGCGTGGCCCTGCTCCAGACCGTCTCGGTCTTCGAGAAGCTGGAGCTCGAGGGCGACGAGGCCACCGGTGCCCAGGCCGTGCGCCTGGCCCTGGAGGCCCCGCTCAAGCAGATCGCGGTCAACGCCGGTCTCGAGGGCGGCGTCGTGGTCGAGAAGGTGCGCAACCTGACCCCGGGTCACGGCCTCAACGCCGCGTCCGGCGAGTACGTCGACCTGATCGCCGAGGGCATCATCGACCCGGCCAAGGTCACCCGCTCGGCGCTCCAGAACGCCGCGTCGATCGCCGCGCTGTTCCTGACCACCGAGGCCGTCATCGCCGACAAGCCGGAGAAGGCCGCCCCGGCGGGCGCTCCGGGCGGCATGCCGGGCGGTGACATGGACTTCTGA
- a CDS encoding cold-shock protein, translated as MAQGTVKWFNAEKGYGFIAVDGGADVFVHYSAIQMDGYRTLEEGQRVEFEISQGQKGPQADMVRVAVG; from the coding sequence ATGGCTCAGGGCACCGTCAAGTGGTTCAACGCGGAGAAGGGGTACGGCTTCATCGCGGTCGACGGTGGTGCGGACGTGTTCGTCCACTACAGCGCGATCCAGATGGACGGGTACCGCACCCTCGAGGAAGGCCAGCGGGTCGAGTTCGAGATCTCGCAGGGCCAGAAGGGCCCGCAGGCCGACATGGTCCGCGTGGCCGTAGGCTGA
- a CDS encoding MoaD/ThiS family protein, whose protein sequence is MSVNVRIPTILRTYTGGQAEVTAEGATLAEVLADLEKNHQGIAARVLDDTGKLRRFVNVYVNDDDVRFADGLATATPDGAGVSIIPAVAGGC, encoded by the coding sequence ATGAGCGTCAACGTTCGCATCCCGACCATCCTGCGCACCTACACCGGCGGTCAGGCCGAGGTCACCGCCGAGGGCGCGACCCTCGCCGAGGTCCTGGCGGACCTGGAGAAGAACCACCAGGGGATCGCGGCGCGCGTTCTGGACGACACCGGCAAGCTCCGCCGCTTCGTCAACGTCTACGTCAACGACGACGACGTCCGCTTCGCCGACGGCCTGGCCACGGCGACCCCGGACGGCGCCGGCGTCTCGATCATCCCGGCGGTCGCGGGCGGCTGCTGA
- the thrC gene encoding threonine synthase: MAVQSVESSTTSSPTSTSAASKAFGPAVALSCRECGERFDLGPIFACEVCFGPLEVAYELPTGDPEGLRRRIEAGPNSIWRYAPLLPVPADVADLPSLNPGFTKLVKADHLARELGVTGELHIKDDSGNPTHSFKDRVVAIAVQAARTFGFTTLSCSSTGNLAGAVGAAAARAGFRSCVFIPHDLEAGKVVMAAVYGGDLVGIEGTYDDVNRFCSELIGDPAGEGWGFVNVNLRPYYGEGSKTLAYEICEQLGWRLPDQIVIPIASGSQLTKIDKGLKELIALGLVEDKPYKIFGAQAEGCSPVSAAFKAGHDVVRPQKPRTIAKSLAIGNPADGPYVLDIARRTGGAVEDVNDEQIVDAIKLLARTEGIFAETAGGVTVGVTKKLIEDGLLDPSLTTVVLNTGDGLKTLDAVAPTTGPSAIIRPTLDSFREAGLV, from the coding sequence ATGGCTGTGCAGTCAGTAGAAAGCTCAACCACTTCCTCCCCCACCTCCACCTCCGCCGCCTCCAAGGCTTTCGGCCCCGCCGTCGCATTGTCCTGCCGGGAGTGCGGTGAGCGGTTCGATCTGGGCCCGATTTTCGCGTGTGAGGTCTGTTTCGGGCCGCTCGAGGTCGCGTACGAGCTGCCGACCGGCGACCCGGAAGGGCTGCGCCGCCGGATCGAGGCCGGCCCGAACAGCATCTGGCGCTACGCCCCGCTGCTGCCCGTCCCGGCGGACGTGGCGGACCTGCCCAGTCTGAACCCCGGTTTCACCAAGCTGGTCAAGGCCGACCACCTCGCCCGTGAGCTCGGCGTCACCGGTGAGCTGCACATCAAGGACGACTCCGGCAACCCCACCCACTCCTTCAAGGACCGGGTCGTCGCCATCGCCGTCCAGGCCGCCCGCACCTTCGGCTTCACCACCCTCTCCTGCTCCTCCACCGGCAACCTGGCCGGCGCGGTCGGCGCCGCGGCCGCCCGCGCGGGCTTCCGCTCCTGCGTCTTCATCCCGCACGACCTGGAGGCGGGCAAGGTCGTCATGGCCGCGGTCTACGGCGGTGACCTGGTCGGCATCGAGGGCACCTACGACGACGTCAACCGCTTCTGCAGCGAGCTGATCGGCGACCCCGCGGGCGAGGGCTGGGGCTTCGTCAACGTCAATCTGCGGCCGTACTACGGCGAGGGCTCCAAGACCCTGGCGTACGAGATCTGCGAGCAGCTCGGCTGGCGGCTGCCGGACCAGATCGTCATCCCGATCGCCTCCGGCTCCCAGCTCACCAAGATCGACAAGGGGCTGAAGGAGCTGATCGCGCTCGGGCTGGTCGAGGACAAGCCCTACAAGATCTTCGGCGCCCAGGCCGAGGGCTGCTCCCCGGTCTCTGCCGCCTTCAAGGCCGGCCATGACGTCGTACGGCCGCAGAAGCCGCGGACCATCGCCAAGTCGCTGGCCATCGGGAACCCCGCGGACGGCCCGTACGTCCTGGACATCGCCCGCCGTACGGGCGGCGCGGTGGAGGACGTGAACGACGAGCAGATCGTCGACGCGATCAAGCTGCTGGCCCGCACCGAGGGGATCTTCGCGGAGACCGCGGGCGGCGTGACCGTCGGCGTGACCAAGAAGCTGATCGAGGACGGCCTGCTCGACCCGTCCCTGACGACCGTCGTGCTGAACACCGGCGACGGCCTCAAGACCCTCGACGCGGTGGCTCCCACCACGGGCCCCTCCGCCATCATCCGCCCCACCCTTGACTCGTTCCGAGAGGCTGGCCTCGTATGA
- a CDS encoding glucosyl-3-phosphoglycerate synthase gives MLDEVERWLKHRSWSADDRPLDRLLAAKRATTTTVSVVLPALNEEATVGEIAGAIRRELMGEAVPLVDELVVLDSGSTDRTAEVAAAAGATVVARDSLLPRLPALPGKGEVLWRSLLATSGDIVCFIDADLREFDPRFVSGIVGPLLTDPALQLVKGMYDRPLGEAAGQGGRVTELVARPLLNLHWPQLAGFVQPLGGEYAARRSLLERLPFPVGYGVELGLLVDALHTVGLDALGQVDVGVRKHRHQDGLALGRMAAAIYRTAQLRLARGHLVRPRLTQFDRGENGFEPRTTSVDTEERPPMIEIPEYAARRAA, from the coding sequence GTGCTGGATGAGGTGGAGCGCTGGCTGAAGCACCGCTCCTGGTCTGCCGACGACCGTCCGCTGGATCGCCTGCTGGCCGCGAAGCGGGCCACGACCACGACGGTGAGCGTGGTCCTGCCCGCCCTGAACGAGGAGGCCACGGTCGGCGAGATCGCCGGGGCGATCCGCCGTGAGCTGATGGGCGAGGCGGTGCCGCTGGTGGACGAGCTGGTGGTGCTGGACTCCGGTTCGACGGACCGCACCGCCGAGGTCGCCGCGGCGGCGGGCGCGACCGTCGTCGCCCGCGACTCGCTGCTGCCCCGGCTGCCCGCGCTGCCCGGCAAGGGCGAGGTGCTGTGGCGGTCGCTGCTGGCCACCAGCGGCGACATCGTCTGCTTCATCGACGCCGACCTGCGGGAATTCGACCCGCGCTTCGTCTCGGGGATCGTCGGCCCGCTGCTGACCGACCCCGCGCTCCAGCTGGTGAAGGGCATGTACGACCGCCCGCTCGGCGAGGCGGCGGGCCAGGGCGGCCGGGTCACCGAACTGGTCGCGCGGCCCCTGCTCAACCTGCACTGGCCCCAGCTGGCCGGATTCGTCCAGCCGCTGGGCGGTGAGTACGCGGCCCGCCGCTCGCTGCTGGAGCGGCTGCCCTTCCCGGTGGGCTACGGGGTCGAGCTGGGGCTGCTGGTCGACGCGCTGCACACGGTGGGCCTCGACGCGCTCGGCCAGGTGGACGTCGGGGTCCGCAAACACCGCCACCAGGACGGGCTGGCGCTCGGCCGGATGGCGGCCGCGATCTACCGCACCGCGCAGCTGCGGCTGGCCCGCGGCCACCTGGTGCGGCCGCGGCTGACCCAGTTCGACCGGGGCGAGAACGGCTTCGAGCCGCGTACCACCTCCGTGGACACCGAGGAGCGGCCGCCGATGATCGAGATCCCGGAGTACGCGGCGCGCCGCGCGGCGTGA
- a CDS encoding alpha,alpha-trehalose-phosphate synthase (UDP-forming), giving the protein MAAPRSAPILVASNRGPVSYTLGEDGSLTARRGGGGLVSGLSAIGPEAGAVWVCAALGEADREAARRAGTNHLNPGDTGGQQVRMLDIAPDVFAAAYNGIANSVLWFVHHLLYQTPVEPVFDAEFAAQWAAYESYNAAFADALAREAVDEAVVLVQDYHLALVPGMLRELRPDLRIGHFSHTPWAPPDYYRLLPDEVAAGVLRGILGGDRAGFLTERWAGAFADCCAAVLGAEVVRDGDGAATAVRFEGRETRLGVHGLGADADFLRERSRQADVDERLTSLRAQIGAGRKSIVRVDRTELSKNIVRGLLAYRRLLETRPEWRERVVHVAFAYPSRQDLAVYRDYTERVRRLADEINAEYGTEGWTPVALHVKDDFARSLAAYRLADVALVNPIRDGMNLVAKEVPVVSERGCALVLSREAGAYAELGEDALVVNPYDVEATAQALHEGLRMGDGERADRTKRLAAAATALPPQAWFLAQLRAL; this is encoded by the coding sequence ATGGCAGCCCCGCGTTCCGCCCCGATCCTGGTCGCCTCCAACCGCGGTCCGGTCTCGTACACCCTGGGCGAGGACGGCTCGCTGACCGCCCGGCGCGGCGGCGGCGGGCTGGTCTCCGGCCTCAGCGCGATCGGTCCCGAGGCGGGCGCGGTGTGGGTGTGCGCGGCGCTCGGTGAGGCCGACCGCGAGGCGGCCCGGCGCGCCGGGACCAACCATCTGAACCCCGGTGACACCGGCGGTCAGCAGGTGCGGATGCTCGACATCGCGCCGGATGTCTTCGCCGCCGCCTACAACGGCATCGCCAACTCGGTGCTGTGGTTCGTCCACCACCTGCTCTACCAGACCCCGGTCGAGCCGGTCTTCGACGCCGAGTTCGCCGCCCAGTGGGCGGCCTATGAGAGCTACAACGCGGCCTTCGCGGACGCGCTCGCCCGGGAGGCGGTGGACGAGGCCGTCGTCCTGGTGCAGGACTACCACCTGGCGCTGGTGCCCGGGATGCTCCGCGAGCTCCGCCCCGACCTGCGGATCGGCCACTTCTCCCATACGCCCTGGGCGCCGCCGGACTACTACCGGCTGCTGCCGGACGAGGTGGCGGCGGGGGTGCTGCGCGGCATCCTCGGCGGCGACCGCGCCGGGTTCCTCACCGAGCGCTGGGCCGGTGCCTTCGCCGACTGCTGCGCGGCCGTGCTGGGCGCGGAGGTCGTGCGGGACGGCGACGGCGCGGCGACGGCCGTGCGCTTCGAGGGGCGCGAGACCCGGCTGGGCGTGCACGGACTGGGCGCGGACGCGGACTTCCTGCGGGAGCGGTCGCGGCAGGCGGATGTCGACGAGCGGCTGACCAGCCTGCGGGCACAGATCGGAGCGGGCCGGAAGTCGATCGTCCGGGTGGACCGCACCGAGCTGTCCAAGAACATCGTGCGCGGACTGCTGGCGTACCGGCGGCTGCTGGAGACCCGTCCCGAGTGGCGGGAGCGCGTGGTGCACGTGGCCTTCGCCTACCCCTCACGCCAGGACCTCGCCGTCTACCGCGACTACACCGAGCGGGTGCGGCGGCTCGCGGACGAGATCAACGCCGAGTACGGCACGGAGGGCTGGACCCCGGTCGCGCTGCACGTGAAGGACGACTTCGCCCGCTCCCTCGCGGCCTACCGGCTGGCGGACGTGGCACTGGTCAACCCGATCCGGGACGGGATGAACCTGGTGGCCAAGGAAGTGCCGGTGGTCTCCGAGCGAGGGTGTGCGCTGGTGCTGTCGCGGGAGGCGGGGGCCTACGCCGAGCTGGGCGAGGACGCGCTGGTGGTGAACCCGTACGACGTGGAGGCCACGGCTCAGGCGCTGCACGAGGGCTTGCGCATGGGCGACGGCGAGCGCGCGGACCGCACGAAGCGGCTCGCCGCCGCCGCGACCGCGCTGCCGCCGCAGGCGTGGTTCCTGGCGCAGTTGCGGGCGCTGTAG